A region from the Methylovorus glucosotrophus genome encodes:
- the radA gene encoding DNA repair protein RadA codes for MAKAKTVYTCTECGASSPKWQGQCPSCMAWNTLVESIAEAPTANRYAALAQTAGLQKLAEVEAAEVPRQPSGIGEFDRVLGGGLVAGGVVLIGGDPGIGKSTLLLQTLCHVGHLRKAIYVSGEESAQQIAMRARRLGLDAGPIDLLAEIQLEKILATLQTHKPDIAVIDSIQTIYSEALQSAPGSVAQVRECSAQLTRAAKQLGITVILVGHVTKEGSLAGPRVLEHIVDTVLYFEGDPNSSFRLIRAFKNRFGAVNELGVFAMTEKGLREVSNPSALFLSHHAEQVAGSCITVTQEGSRPLLVEIQALVDEAHAPNPKRLCVGLEQNRLAMLLAVLHRHAGVACFDQDVFINAVGGVRISEPAVDLAVLLAIVSSLKNKPLHNKLIVFGEVGLAGEVRPVQRGQERLKEAAKLGFTHAIVPKANAPKQAIPDLTVIAVERLDQALQKIKEL; via the coding sequence ATGGCTAAGGCAAAAACCGTTTACACCTGCACCGAGTGCGGGGCATCTTCACCTAAATGGCAAGGACAGTGCCCCAGTTGCATGGCATGGAACACGCTGGTCGAGAGCATAGCGGAAGCGCCGACGGCCAACCGCTATGCAGCATTGGCGCAGACGGCTGGCTTGCAAAAGCTGGCCGAAGTGGAGGCGGCCGAGGTGCCGCGCCAGCCTTCTGGCATCGGCGAATTTGATCGCGTGCTGGGCGGCGGCCTGGTGGCAGGCGGGGTCGTGCTGATCGGGGGCGACCCCGGCATAGGCAAGTCCACCTTGCTGTTGCAGACACTGTGCCACGTTGGCCATCTGCGTAAAGCCATCTACGTGAGCGGTGAGGAGTCTGCGCAGCAGATTGCCATGCGTGCCCGCCGACTGGGGCTGGATGCTGGCCCGATTGATCTTCTTGCCGAAATTCAGCTGGAAAAAATTCTGGCGACCCTGCAGACGCACAAGCCGGATATTGCCGTCATTGACTCCATCCAGACCATATACTCCGAGGCTTTGCAGTCGGCCCCTGGCTCGGTGGCACAGGTGCGTGAATGCTCAGCCCAGTTAACACGTGCTGCCAAACAACTGGGGATCACGGTGATCCTGGTGGGCCATGTCACCAAGGAAGGCTCGCTCGCCGGGCCACGCGTGCTGGAGCATATTGTCGATACCGTGCTGTATTTCGAGGGCGACCCCAACTCCAGTTTCCGCCTGATTCGCGCGTTCAAAAACCGTTTTGGTGCGGTCAATGAGCTGGGTGTGTTTGCCATGACAGAGAAGGGCTTGCGCGAAGTTAGCAATCCATCGGCGCTGTTTCTTTCCCATCATGCCGAGCAAGTGGCGGGCTCTTGTATTACGGTTACCCAGGAAGGCTCACGGCCTTTGCTGGTCGAGATACAGGCCCTGGTCGATGAGGCGCATGCGCCCAACCCCAAGCGCCTTTGCGTGGGCCTTGAGCAGAACCGGCTGGCCATGTTGCTGGCCGTATTGCATCGCCATGCGGGTGTCGCATGCTTTGACCAGGATGTGTTTATCAATGCGGTGGGTGGCGTGCGGATCAGCGAGCCTGCAGTCGATCTTGCGGTATTGCTGGCGATAGTATCTTCTTTGAAAAACAAGCCACTGCATAACAAACTGATTGTATTTGGTGAGGTTGGGCTGGCGGGAGAAGTGAGACCGGTACAGCGTGGTCAGGAGCGCCTGAAGGAAGCTGCCAAGCTGGGCTTTACCCATGCCATCGTGCCCAAGGCAAATGCCCCCAAGCAAGCCATTCCGGATTTGACGGTTATCGCTGTCGAACGCCTGGATCAAGCCTTGCAGAAAATTAAAGAACTATAA
- a CDS encoding HAD family hydrolase, with translation MKNIIFDLDGTLIDSSGSILESYEEAFRQHGITPARPLTPELIGPPLMQTLSLMAGHDDADTLAALAQAFKQHYDSEGYKLTTVFPDIEPMLALLARDHKLYIGTNKRIYPTRRILDHLGWGGYFQEVYALDYFHPAVPNKATMVGNIVAAHGMNKTETMYIGDRLEDGMAAEANQLAFVMVTWGYLDPASGDMQAHWLSFDQPQALAEAIIKQ, from the coding sequence ATGAAAAATATAATTTTTGATCTTGATGGGACATTGATCGATTCCTCGGGCAGCATACTTGAAAGTTACGAGGAAGCTTTTCGCCAACATGGCATCACGCCAGCCCGACCATTAACGCCGGAATTGATTGGCCCTCCCTTGATGCAAACTCTGTCGCTGATGGCAGGGCATGATGATGCCGATACACTGGCAGCACTGGCGCAGGCTTTCAAACAGCATTACGACAGTGAAGGCTATAAGCTGACCACCGTGTTCCCCGACATTGAACCCATGCTGGCGCTACTTGCCCGTGATCACAAGCTCTATATTGGTACCAACAAGCGTATTTACCCGACCCGCCGCATTCTCGACCATCTCGGCTGGGGGGGGTATTTTCAGGAAGTATATGCGCTCGATTACTTTCATCCTGCCGTCCCCAACAAGGCGACGATGGTTGGAAATATTGTCGCGGCCCATGGCATGAATAAAACCGAGACCATGTATATCGGTGATCGCCTGGAGGATGGCATGGCGGCAGAGGCCAATCAACTGGCTTTTGTCATGGTCACCTGGGGCTATCTGGACCCGGCGTCGGGGGATATGCAGGCACATTGGCTAAGCTTTGACCAGCCTCAGGCGCTGGCAGAAGCCATTATCAAGCAATAA